In the genome of Raphanus sativus cultivar WK10039 chromosome 4, ASM80110v3, whole genome shotgun sequence, one region contains:
- the LOC108829420 gene encoding psbP domain-containing protein 6, chloroplastic, which produces MASASLVPTSNIFHVSPTFTASVRTRASSFIVASSQQQQQQQPRRRELLLKTAVAIPAILNLKEAPISEAREVEVGSFLPPSETDPSFVIFKAKPSDTPALRAGNVQPYQFVLPPNWKQLRIANILSGNYCQPKCAEPWIEVKFENEKQGKVQVVASPLIRLTNKPNATIEDLGEPERVIASLGPFVTGNSYDSDELVNTSIEKIGDQTYYKYVLETPFALTGSHNLAKATAKGNTVVLFVVSATEKQWQSSQKTLQAILDSFQL; this is translated from the exons atggcttCGGCATCTCTCGTCCCGACATCAAACATCTTCCATGTCTCTCCTACATTCACAGCTTCAGTCAGAACCAGAGCTAGTAGCTTCATTGTTGCATcctcacaacaacaacaacaacaacaaccgagAAGGAGAGAGTTACTCCTGAAAACAGCGGTGGCTATTCCAGCGATTCTGAACTTGAAGGAAGCTCCTATCTCTGAGGCCCGTGAGGTGGAAGTGGGATCCTTCTTACCACCTTCTGAGACTGATCCTTCTTTCGTCATCTTCAAAGCCAAACCTTCTGATACTCCTGCTCTCCGCGCAG GAAACGTGCAGCCGTATCAGTTTGTTCTACCACCGAACTGGAAACAGCTACGAATAGCCAACATCTTGTCAGGCAACTACTGCCAACCGAAATGCGCAGAGCCATGGATAGAAGTGAAGTTCGAGAACGAGAAGCAAGGCAAAGTTCAAGTAGTTGCATCTCCTTTGATTCGTCTGACCAACAAGCCGAATGCAACTATTGAAGATCTCGGTGAGCCTGAGAGAGTGATCGCTTCTCTTGGTCCCTTTGTCACTGGAAACTCTTATGATTCTGATGAGCTTGTGAATACATCGATCGAAAAGATCGGTGATCAAACG TACTATAAGTATGTATTGGAGACGCCGTTTGCGCTAACGGGAAGTCATAACCTTGCGAAAGCGACGGCGAAGGGGAACACGGTGGTTCTGTTTGTGGTGAGTGCTACTGAGAAGCAATGGCAGAGCTCACAGAAGACTCTTCAAGCCATTCTTGATTCTTTTCAGCTGTAA